A part of Thermococcus sp. SY098 genomic DNA contains:
- a CDS encoding YbaK/EbsC family protein, which yields MNFKELEEKAVKFRDERLWRKYHTPKNLAISIAVEVGELLEHFQWETDKEILEKVKNPKIKEEIGDEIADIIIYLTLLAHELGIDLDEAVERKLKKNEEKYPAKEIRLQEIVEELGGEIIEVGKEVRSVKQVTKLLGVKPEQVVKSLVFISEKEPILVIVDGKSKASVEKLTKYFGRVRMANKEEVKKITGYKVGEVPPVGISIRTIVDKKVLEKDVVIAGGGRIDRLIKIKPEKILEFQKGEVLDIAE from the coding sequence ATGAATTTTAAAGAGCTTGAAGAAAAGGCAGTTAAGTTTCGAGATGAAAGGCTGTGGAGGAAATATCACACCCCGAAAAACCTTGCCATTTCAATAGCCGTGGAGGTTGGGGAGCTTTTAGAGCATTTCCAATGGGAAACAGATAAAGAAATTCTTGAGAAAGTTAAAAATCCAAAGATTAAAGAAGAGATTGGGGATGAAATTGCCGATATAATAATCTACCTCACGCTTTTGGCTCATGAGCTCGGCATTGATTTGGATGAAGCTGTTGAAAGAAAGCTGAAGAAAAATGAGGAAAAATATCCAGCAAAGGAAATAAGACTACAAGAGATCGTTGAAGAACTTGGAGGAGAAATAATTGAAGTTGGAAAAGAGGTTAGAAGCGTTAAGCAGGTTACAAAGCTCTTAGGAGTCAAACCAGAGCAGGTTGTCAAATCCCTGGTCTTTATCAGTGAAAAAGAGCCAATTTTGGTCATAGTTGATGGAAAGTCCAAAGCCAGCGTAGAAAAGCTTACAAAATATTTTGGCAGAGTTAGAATGGCGAATAAAGAAGAGGTCAAGAAAATTACAGGATACAAAGTTGGAGAAGTTCCACCGGTTGGGATTTCAATTAGGACAATAGTTGACAAGAAAGTCCTTGAAAAAGACGTCGTAATAGCCGGTGGTGGAAGAATTGACCGCTTAATAAAGATAAAGCCAGAGAAAATCCTCGAATTTCAGAAGGGTGAAGTGCTGGATATTGCGGAATAA
- a CDS encoding glycogen synthase, translated as MRILMLGFEYLPVKVGGLAEAITSIAETLAELGNEVLVFTPSHGFKEGKEYTSFKIDVSGHVWDVKVYERKQNGVRVFSISDPLLDNPDVYGPGWEGMLSKAVHFGKASVGLLNKIIENEGKPEVIHAHDWHTVFAAGLLKKYFQIHLVATIHRLNKSKVPAYYFHMANLGELAPYPDIDPEHTLCYIADLVTTVSKSYLWEEWAFFGMFEGKVTHVFNGIACDFWNEEFLENKDLPREERRKKILESLDLSDGIAFMFIGRFDKAQKGVDTLLRAIKILAESYPQEFSKMRFIIIGKGDPELENWAHTMESKYPNNVKVITKMLKREFTRELYGSVDFVVIPSYFEPFGLVQMEAMCLGAIPIGSAVGGIKDTIVSLDEDEENATGLLVPPRDAFALAQAMLRMAKLREENPELLKKMRVNGKRRAKEVFTWENACKRYLRAYKNDIDKAISFIK; from the coding sequence ATGAGAATATTAATGCTTGGGTTTGAGTATCTACCAGTGAAAGTTGGGGGACTTGCTGAGGCGATAACCAGCATAGCCGAAACCTTAGCAGAGCTTGGCAACGAAGTGCTTGTCTTTACTCCATCTCACGGCTTCAAAGAGGGAAAAGAATACACAAGTTTTAAAATAGACGTCTCAGGCCATGTGTGGGATGTCAAGGTTTATGAGAGGAAACAAAATGGAGTTAGGGTCTTTTCAATTAGTGATCCTCTTTTAGACAACCCCGATGTTTATGGTCCAGGATGGGAGGGCATGCTGAGCAAAGCTGTGCACTTTGGAAAAGCAAGCGTTGGACTGCTGAACAAAATCATAGAGAACGAAGGAAAGCCTGAAGTAATTCATGCCCACGACTGGCACACCGTCTTTGCTGCAGGTCTTTTGAAAAAATATTTCCAAATACATCTTGTTGCAACCATTCACCGCCTGAACAAATCCAAGGTTCCAGCTTATTATTTCCACATGGCTAATTTGGGAGAATTAGCTCCTTATCCAGACATAGATCCAGAACACACGCTCTGCTATATCGCTGATCTTGTTACAACAGTTAGCAAAAGTTATCTTTGGGAGGAATGGGCATTCTTTGGTATGTTTGAAGGCAAAGTTACACATGTCTTCAATGGTATAGCCTGTGACTTCTGGAACGAAGAATTTTTGGAAAACAAGGATTTACCAAGAGAAGAGAGAAGGAAAAAGATACTTGAAAGCTTAGACTTGAGCGATGGGATTGCTTTTATGTTCATAGGTAGATTTGATAAGGCACAGAAAGGAGTTGACACCCTTTTAAGGGCTATCAAAATTTTAGCTGAAAGCTATCCTCAAGAGTTCTCAAAGATGAGGTTTATCATCATTGGAAAAGGTGATCCAGAGCTTGAGAACTGGGCTCACACAATGGAGAGCAAATATCCAAACAATGTGAAGGTTATCACTAAGATGCTCAAGAGGGAGTTTACGAGAGAGCTCTACGGTAGTGTGGATTTTGTTGTGATTCCTTCATACTTTGAACCCTTTGGTCTTGTGCAGATGGAAGCAATGTGTTTGGGAGCAATCCCAATAGGTTCAGCGGTTGGGGGTATTAAGGATACTATAGTGAGCTTGGATGAGGATGAAGAAAATGCAACTGGTCTGTTAGTTCCTCCAAGGGATGCCTTTGCTTTAGCTCAGGCAATGCTTAGGATGGCAAAGCTTAGAGAGGAAAACCCAGAACTGCTGAAGAAAATGAGAGTTAATGGGAAGAGGAGAGCAAAGGAAGTCTTTACATGGGAAAATGCATGTAAGAGATATCTCAGAGCTTATAAAAATGACATAGACAAGGCAATAAGCTTCATAAAATGA
- a CDS encoding HIT family protein, whose protein sequence is MKCPFCNASPEVLLYEDDLIKILIDSYPANKGHLLVVPKRHAEKWGELSFEEKVALLRGIELAIEKLKHTLNPDGFNVGVNLGKAAGQTVPHLHIHVIPRYEGDTNFPRGGVRKAVLDIEDENLELKERWIKNRMSEEEIEKLRQAFTP, encoded by the coding sequence ATGAAATGTCCCTTCTGCAATGCAAGCCCTGAAGTGCTGCTTTATGAAGACGACCTAATTAAGATCCTTATTGACTCTTATCCAGCCAATAAAGGTCATCTATTGGTTGTCCCAAAGAGGCATGCGGAAAAATGGGGAGAGCTGAGCTTTGAGGAAAAAGTTGCCTTGCTCAGAGGGATTGAACTTGCAATAGAAAAGCTAAAGCACACTTTAAATCCGGATGGCTTTAATGTGGGTGTAAATTTGGGAAAAGCTGCTGGGCAGACTGTTCCACATCTTCACATTCATGTAATCCCGAGATATGAAGGGGATACGAACTTTCCGAGAGGAGGCGTCAGAAAGGCCGTCCTTGATATTGAAGACGAGAACTTAGAGCTAAAAGAACGCTGGATTAAGAACAGAATGAGTGAAGAGGAAATTGAAAAGCTAAGGCAAGCCTTTACTCCTTAA